From Antedon mediterranea chromosome 9, ecAntMedi1.1, whole genome shotgun sequence, a single genomic window includes:
- the LOC140059602 gene encoding histone H2B, gonadal-like produces the protein MPPKTSGKAAKKAGKAKAVRTTDKKRKRKRKESYSIYIYKVLKQVHPDTGISSRAMGIMNSFVNDIFERIAGEASRLAHYNKKSTITSREVQTAVRLLLPGELAKHAVSEGTKAVTKYTSSK, from the coding sequence ATGCCACCAAAAACTTCAGGAAAAGCTGCCAAGAAAGCCGGTAAGGCTAAGGCTGTAAGAACTACTGACAAGAAGAGGAAACGTAAGCGAAAGGAAAGCTACAGCATCTACATCTACAAGGTGTTGAAGCAAGTTCACCCAGACACTGGTATCTCCAGCAGAGCCATGGGAATCATGAACAGTTTCGTCAACGACATCTTCGAACGTATTGCAGGAGAAGCATCTCGTCTTGCTCACTACAACAAGAAATCTACCATCACCAGCAGGGAAGTCCAGACCGCTGTCCGTCTATTGCTTCCTGGTGAATTGGCTAAGCATGCTGTCTCTGAGGGTACCAAGGCTGTCACCAAATACACCAGCTCCAAGTAA
- the LOC140059601 gene encoding histone H2A-like, whose protein sequence is MSGRGKGGKAKGKAKSRSSRAGLQFPVGRVHRFLRKGNYASRVGAGAPVYMAAVLEYLTAEILELAGNAARDNKKSRIIPRHLQLAIRNDEELNRLLGSVTIAQGGVLPNIQAVLLPKKTQAKAK, encoded by the coding sequence ATGTCTGGACGTGGCAAAGGAGGAAAAGCTAAAGGAAAGGCCAAGAGCCGATCAAGCCGTGCTGGACTTCAGTTTCCAGTCGGTCGTGTTCACAGATTCTTGCGAAAAGGTAACTACGCATCCCGTGTCGGCGCTGGTGCCCCAGTCTACATGGCTGCCGTACTCGAATACTTGACTGCTGAAATCTTGGAGTTGGCTGGCAACGCTGCCCGTGATAACAAGAAGAGCAGAATCATCCCTCGTCATCTTCAACTTGCCATCCGTAATGATGAAGAGTTGAACAGACTTCTCGGAAGTGTGACCATCGCACAGGGAGGTGTACTACCAAACATCCAAGCTGTACTTCTACCAAAGAAGACCCAGGCCAAAGCCAAGTAA
- the LOC140058834 gene encoding histone H3 yields the protein MARTKQTARKSTGGKAPRKQLATKAARKSAPATGGVKKPHRYRPGTVALREIRRYQKSTELLIRKLPFQRLVREIAQDFKTDLRFQSSAVMALQEASEAYLVGLFEDTNLCAIHAKRVTIMPKDIQLARRIRGERA from the coding sequence ATGGCTCGTACTAAGCAAACTGCACGTAAATCTACCGGAGGAAAAGCTCCCCGAAAACAACTTGCAACCAAGGCAGCACGAAAGAGTGCACCAGCCACCGGTGGAGTAAAGAAGCCTCATCGTTATAGGCCTGGAACCGTCGCTCTTCGTGAGATCCGTCGTTACCAGAAGAGCACTGAGCTTCTTATCCGAAAGCTCCCATTCCAACGTCTTGTCCGTGAAATCGCCCAAGATTTTAAGACAGATCTTCGTTTCCAGAGCTCAGCTGTCATGGCTCTTCAAGAGGCTAGCGAAGCATACCTAGTTGGGCTTTTCGAAGATACCAACTTGTGTGCCATCCACGCCAAACGTGTTACCATCATGCCAAAGGACATCCAACTTGCCCGCCGTATCCGTGGAGAACGTGCATAA
- the LOC140059600 gene encoding late histone H1-like, which translates to MADKTKTKKAAAKKPAAHPTYIDMISAAIGALKERNGSSRQAIAKYILANYKVDPANMKTHLRMALKRGVESNKLVQPKGTGASGSFKLNQAAAKADAAAKAKKEKAKKKAVADKEKKATKTKKPAAKKAKKPAAKKATKSPKKAKKSEKKKLSSKPKKAKSPAKKPKTKKPKKPKAKKASKSPKKAAAKN; encoded by the coding sequence ATGGCTGATAAAACTAAAACTAAGAAGGCTGCAGCAAAGAAGCCTGCTGCTCACCCTACTTACATCGACATGATTTCGGCAGCAATTGGTGCTTTGAAGGAAAGAAACGGTTCATCTCGTCAGGCTATTGCTAAGTACATTCTAGCCAACTACAAAGTAGATCCTGCCAACATGAAAACCCATCTCCGTATGGCGTTGAAACGCGGAGTCGAGAGCAACAAACTGGTCCAGCCTAAGGGTACTGGAGCCAGTGGTTCATTCAAGCTAAACCAGGCTGCAGCAAAAGCTGATGCGGCTGCAAAGGCAAAGAAGGAAAAAGCTAAGAAGAAGGCAGTTGCAGATAAGGAGAAGAAGGCAACAAAGACCAAAAAACCAGCTGCAAAGAAGGCAAAGAAACCAGCTGCAAAGAAGGCTACCAAGTCACCTAAAAAGGCAAAGAAGTCGGAAAAAAAGAAGCTATCTTCTAAGCCTAAGAAGGCTAAATCTCCTGCAAAGAAGCCAAAGACCAAGAAACCTAAAAAGCCGAAAGCTAAAAAGGCTTCAAAATCACCAAAGAAGGCGGCTGCAAAGAACTAA